Sequence from the Haloarchaeobius salinus genome:
TCGTCTACTTCCGGTCCTGTGCCCGTCGTAACTCATAAGCGGACACACGAGCTACCATCTCGTAGAGATGGCGTCCAGTACCGATTCCTCGTCGGCAGCCGACGAAGAGGTCCGACGGCTGTACGAGCGGTATCAGTCCGCCGAGAGCGACGAGGAACGCCACGAGATCGCCCTCGAAATGGGGAAGCTGGACGGGGAGCGCCACGCCGAGATCTACGCCGCACTGGAAGACGAGTAACCTCGGAGGTTAGCGAAAGAACTCTGGTGTTCCCACCACGACGAGCGGAGTCGATGCAGACCCGAACGACTTGCCGCCTCAGTCGTCGGCCGACAGCGGCGTCCCGTCCGGCGAAGCCGGGGCAGGCGAGTCGTCCAGCGAGTCGTCCTCCGCGTAGGGGTACCACGTGCGCTTCGTGTTGTGCATGAACGGGTCGTCGTAGCTGGTCTCCTCCGGCTCGACGAGCTCGGCCAGCTCGTCGTCCTCGCGGGCGGCGACGAACTCGCGGAAGCTCTGGCGCTCGTCCTCGCGCGCCGCCTCGAAGTTCGCGAGCAGGTTCTCGATCGCGCCGGGCACCTCGTCGGCGGGCACGCGCTCGGTGACCCAGGAGGCGAACTGGGGCTCCTCGCCGAGGCCGCCGCCGAGGCCGATGTCGAGCGCCTCGACGGGCTCGCCGTCCTTCCGGGTCTTCATGCCACGGAGGGAGATGTCCGCGATCTGGGGCTGGGCGCAGGACGCCGTACAGCCCGAGAGGTGGATGTGGAAGTCCTCGACGCCGTCGGGGAGCTCGACGTTCTCCTTGAGCCAGCGGGCGTAGCGCACCTGGCGGTTCTTCGTCTCGACGATGGAGAGCGAGCAGAACTCGGTGCCGGTGCATGCGATGGAGCCGCGCATGAACGGGTGCGGGTCCGGCGAGTAGTGGTCGAGCGCGGGCGCTGCGAGCAGGTCGTCGACGTTCTCGTCCGGGACGTCGGTGAGGATGACGTTCTGACGCTGGGTGAGCCGGACCTCGCCGGAGCCGTGCTCGTCGGCGGCGTCTGCGAGCGCGAGCGCGTCGTCCGCGCCGATGCGGCCGACGAGGACGTTCAGGCCGACGTAGCTGTTCCCGTCGGGCTGGTCGTGGACGCCGACGTGGTCGTGCTTGCCGGCGGCCTCGCCGGCGTTGTAGCTGTACTCCGAGCGCAGGTCCTCGCCGGCGGTGTGGAGCTCGAAGTCGACGAACTCCTCCTGCAGCACGTCGCGGAGCTTCTCGGGGCCCCACTCGTCGACGAGGAACTTGATGCGGGCGTTGTAGCGGTTCTCGCGGTCGCCGTGCTCGCGGAACAGCGCGGAGATACCCCCGGCGACGTCGGCGGCCTGCTCGGGCGTGACGAACACGTCGATGTCGCGGGCGAAGCGCGGCTCGTTCCGGGCGAGGCCGCCCCCGACGCGGACGTTGAACCCCTCGCGGTCCTCGCCGTCGATGGTCTTCGTCGCGGGTTCGAGGGCGAGGTCGTTGATGTCGCCCTGGCCACAGCCCTCGCGGCAGCCCGTCACCGAGACCTTCCACTTCCGGGGGAGGTTCGAGTGCTCGGGGTTGCCCCTGAACCGGTCGTTCAGCTCGTGGATCGTCGGGAGGGCGTCGACGTGCTCGTGCTCGTCCTTCCCGGCGACCGGGCAGCCGACGATGTTGCGCCAGGAGTCGCCACAGGCCTGCATCGCCGACAGCCCCGCGGCCTCGAGTTCGTCGAAGATGTCGGGGACGTCCTCGATGTTGATCCAGTGGAGCTGGATGGCCTGCCTGGTCGTCACGTCGAGCCAGCCGTTGCCGAACTCGGGGTTCTCGGCGGGGCCGGTCGAGTACTCCTTCGCTATCTCCGCGATGGTCCGGAGCTGGCCCGGTTCGAGCACGCCGTTCGGCGGCCCGATGCGCAGCATGAAGTAGGACTCCTGGCCGGCGCGCTGGTGGTACAGCCCGTACCACTTGAAGCGCTCGAACCAGGCGTCGCGCTCGTCCTCCGGAATCGACTCCCAGCCCGTCTCGGCGAATCGTTCGATGTGCTCGCGGATGTCCGTCCCGTAGATCTCGGACTTCCACTGTTCCACGTCGGTCGGCATGGAACGGCCTACGACAGCCGCTCGTATACCGGCGCGTACCGCGTCAGGTTCCCCCGGTGCTCGCCGTTACCGGAAACCGTTTCCGGGTTCGAGTCGCGCCCGGAGTTCGGTGGGGTCGTACGGGTGGAACTCGCCGTCGCGCACCCGGCCGACGGCGAGCCAGTCCAGCGCGCCCTCGGCTCCGCAGTCGATGCACTGCCCCACCGCCTGTACCGCGACGCGCTCGCCGTCGACGCCGACGTCGGTGAACGCCTCCAGCACGACGTGGGCCGTCTCGCAGGGACAGAAGTCGGTGACCGCGAGGGGCCAGATGTCGCTGTTGGGCACCCGACGCTGGTTGTCGACGCTGATCCACGCGCCGTCGTCGAGCACGCGCAGTTCCGTGGCCATACCCCTCCTTGCACCCGCAGCAGGGTGGTCCCGTCGCCCGGTGCAACGCTTCGTCCGGTCGACGACGGGTGGCGGCACGGCGAATCGACTCCAGTCCGTCGATTCCGGCCGGGAAACCGCGTCGGAGATACCGGCCGGAAGCGCCGGTACCCCCGAGCCCCGGTGACGATTGTCCGGGCAGCGTCGGTTAAGGAGGGGCCGCTGTTACGACACGACGATGACCGACGAGTCGACCCCCGACCGACCTGACTCCGAGCGCCAGCACGCCTCCGCCGACGTGGCACCGGAGCTGTACGAGCCGGAGGCCCCACGATGACCCGCGTCGAGTGCGACGACGACGCCGACGACGAGCGCGAGACGGAGCGCCACGACGCCCACCTTCGCGACGTCGACCCCGGCGCGGGCTGCACCGAGATCTGGGAGCACCTCTCCGAGGAGCGCGACGAGGAGTGAGCCACACACAGCAGCAGGGAGTTTTTCCATGGTGACCGCGAACGACGTCCAATGAGCGACGAACGGCCCACCCGGACCGAGCGGGAGTCCCCCGTCGGCGAGCCCGTCATCCGGGGCGACCCGGCCGTCACCGGCGAGCGCGCCCGCGACGCGGTGCAGTTCGACCCGACCGACCCGGACTCCCTCGCCGCGGCCGCCGAGACCGTCGACGCCTTCGCCCGCAACACCGTCGGGAGCGAGGACAACGTCTACATGCTGCGCGGGGCCGCCGCCTGCGCCGCCCTCGTCCGCGGCGAGGGCTCCTACACGGCTGCCGCAGAGCGCGTCGGCGAGCCCGCCACCGTCTCCTTCATCCGGAAGTGGGCCCGCGTCCACGACCTCCCCGAGTCCATCCGCCGGCACGTCGCCCAGGGCCACATCGCCCCCACCGCCGCCAAGCACATCGCCCGCGTCGCTGGCGAAGCCCGGCTCTCCCTCGCCTGGGCGACCCTCGACGGCGACCTCACGGTGCGCGAGGTCCGGTCCGTCGCCAGCGCCGTCAACGACGGTACCCCCGTCGCCGACGCGCTCGCCGAACAGGGCGTCACCCTCGGCGAACTCGACCTCACCCTCCCGCCCGAACTCTACCGCG
This genomic interval carries:
- a CDS encoding DUF7119 family protein, which produces MSDERPTRTERESPVGEPVIRGDPAVTGERARDAVQFDPTDPDSLAAAAETVDAFARNTVGSEDNVYMLRGAAACAALVRGEGSYTAAAERVGEPATVSFIRKWARVHDLPESIRRHVAQGHIAPTAAKHIARVAGEARLSLAWATLDGDLTVREVRSVASAVNDGTPVADALAEQGVTLGELDLTLPPELYRELRRRASVENRTPDDVVADALDEYL
- a CDS encoding nitrite/sulfite reductase, whose amino-acid sequence is MPTDVEQWKSEIYGTDIREHIERFAETGWESIPEDERDAWFERFKWYGLYHQRAGQESYFMLRIGPPNGVLEPGQLRTIAEIAKEYSTGPAENPEFGNGWLDVTTRQAIQLHWINIEDVPDIFDELEAAGLSAMQACGDSWRNIVGCPVAGKDEHEHVDALPTIHELNDRFRGNPEHSNLPRKWKVSVTGCREGCGQGDINDLALEPATKTIDGEDREGFNVRVGGGLARNEPRFARDIDVFVTPEQAADVAGGISALFREHGDRENRYNARIKFLVDEWGPEKLRDVLQEEFVDFELHTAGEDLRSEYSYNAGEAAGKHDHVGVHDQPDGNSYVGLNVLVGRIGADDALALADAADEHGSGEVRLTQRQNVILTDVPDENVDDLLAAPALDHYSPDPHPFMRGSIACTGTEFCSLSIVETKNRQVRYARWLKENVELPDGVEDFHIHLSGCTASCAQPQIADISLRGMKTRKDGEPVEALDIGLGGGLGEEPQFASWVTERVPADEVPGAIENLLANFEAAREDERQSFREFVAAREDDELAELVEPEETSYDDPFMHNTKRTWYPYAEDDSLDDSPAPASPDGTPLSADD